From Pyrenophora tritici-repentis strain M4 chromosome 1, whole genome shotgun sequence, the proteins below share one genomic window:
- a CDS encoding DUF3984 domain containing protein — translation MFSRQATQNARFAARCARRPAARVANPQFRAQKPRFQSTESASSSNAGAGSHAAIGAVSGAAAAVTVGYIFYRQSGVRDVVQASKTAKGYVSSATNKIKEQTPEPNEALQWLRQAAQSYAAFIPGAKSYVDSAFDDLDAIRAKHGSEVDQIVREAYDEMRQVLGNGDMSLVTAHKTWDVITKHLSRISELAGDASQQIMDNHPQLKEKLGGNIDKLKEYGDKYGPEAKKEVDRTWQQISDVVKTGMSASNIEKIRNIVQEKVEKLKKMGDEAWNKGMEQAKPYLDKNPQVKKIVEENADVLKGGNVQELYQRVKSAVEKGDTGDLESYVKSAANKAKESGFGDYEQYLKKIPGGDQILPKLSQLQEAAQKHGDEAQKILKDTVSEISEILQKKSDEASKLADKAKEDTKK, via the coding sequence ATGTTTTCAAGGCAAGCAACACAGAATGCACGCTTCGCAGCTCGCTGTGCACGTCGCCCAGCTGCGAGGGTAGCCAATCCTCAATTCCGCGCCCAAAAGCCTCGCTTTCAGTCCACAGAGTCAGCAAGCTCTAGCAACGCCGGCGCTGGGTCACATGCGGCAATTGGCGCTGTCTCTGGTGCTGCTGCCGCTGTGACCGTTGGATACATCTTTTACAGACAATCAGGCGTCCGCGATGTCGTTCAGGCTTCCAAGACTGCTAAAGGCTACGTTAGCTCGGCCACCAACAAGATCAAGGAGCAGACACCCGAGCCTAACGAGGCATTGCAATGGTTGCGACAGGCCGCTCAGAGTTACGCTGCTTTCATCCCCGGCGCAAAGAGCTATGTCGACTCCGCCTTTGATGATCTCGACGCTATCCGGGCTAAACACGGTAGTGAGGTGGACCAGATTGTGCGCGAAGCATATGACGAGATGCGACAGGTCCTCGGCAACGGCGACATGAGCCTTGTCACTGCACACAAGACCTGGGATGTTATCACCAAGCATCTGAGCCGCATCTCAGAGCTTGCTGGTGATGCTTCGCAGCAGATCATGGACAACCACCCTCAGCTCAAGGAAAAGTTGGGTGGTAACATCGACAAGCTCAAGGAGTATGGCGACAAGTACGGTCCTGAGGCCAAGAAGGAGGTCGACAGGACATGGCAGCAAATCAGCGATGTAGTCAAGACTGGCATGAGCGCGTCGAACATCGAGAAGATCAGGAACATTGTACAAGAGAAGGTTGAGAAGCTGAAGAAGATGGGTGATGAGGCGTGGAACAAGGGTATGGAGCAGGCCAAGCCCTACCTCGACAAGAACCCTCAGGTTAAGAAGATCGTCGAGGAGAACGCTGATGTGTTGAAGGGAGGTAATGTTCAGGAGCTATATCAGCGCGTCAAGTCCGCCGTCGAGAAGGGTGACACCGGTGACCTTGAGTCATACGTCAAGAGCGCTGCAAACAAAGCGAAAGAGTCTGGGTTCGGCGACTATGAGCAATACCTCAAGAAGATTCCTGGTGGTGACCAGATTCTACCCAAGCTGAGTCAGCTCCAAGAGGCGGCACAGAAGCACGGTGATGAGGCGCAGAAGATTCTCAAAGACACTGTCTCTGAGATCTCCGAGATCTTGCAAAAGAAGAGCGACGAAGCGTCCAAGTTGGCGGACAAGGCCAAGGAGGACACAAAGAAATAG
- a CDS encoding HAD-superfamily hydrolase, giving the protein MGKAKYIMLDCDNTLVQSERFAFEACADLTNQVMEKHNIEARYTADSLLEDFVGHNFRGMLNGLQKKHNFTMSPEEMDDFVQQELGAVTKKLSEKAVECPGVTDQLNWLKKEGYPMSVVSTSAKSRVVASIEKAGIAHFFPPEHVYSAATSLTPPSSKPDPKIYLFAAEQLGVKPSEAVTVEDSKSGATAAMRAGIPCIGYVGIYGIEEGKEKMDQMAKLLTEETKCGAIMYDWKEFPECLKKIEAKM; this is encoded by the exons ATGGGCAAG GCCAAGTACATCATGCTCGACTGCGACAACACGCTTGTTCAGTCGGAGCGCTTTGCTTTCGAGGCCTGCGCCGACCTTACCAACCAGGTCATGGAGAAGCACAACATCGAGGCTCGCTACACAGCCGATTCGCTGCTCGAGGACTTTGTTGGCCACAACTTCCGCGGTATGCTCAATGGTCTGCAAAAGAAGCACAACTTCACCATGTCCCCCGAGGAGATGGACGACTTTGTCCAACAGGAGCTCGGCGCTGTCACCAAAAAGCTCAGCGAGAAGGCGGTCGAGTGCCCTGGTGTCACTGACCAGCTCAACTGGCTGAAGAAAGAGGGATACCCTATGTCTGTCGTCTCTACCTCTGCCAAGAGCCGTGTCGTCGCCTCCATCGAGAAGGCTGGCATCGCCCACTTCTTCCCTCCCGAGCACGTCTACTCTGCCGCCACTTCGCTCACTCCTCCTTCCTCCAAGCCCGACCCCAAGATCTACCTGTTCGCCGCCGAGCAGCTTGGCGTCAAGCCTTCCGAGGCCGTCACTGTCGAGGACAGCAAGAGCGGTGCTACTGCTGCCATGCGCGCTGGCATCCCCTGCATCGGATACGTCGGCATCTACGGCATCGAGGAGGGCAAGGAGAAGATGGATCAGATGGCCAAGCTCCTCACCGAAGAGACCAAGTGCGGTGCCATCATGTACGACTGGAAGGAGTTCCCCGAGTGCCTCAAGAAGATTGAGGCCAAGATGTAA
- a CDS encoding leupeptin-inactivating enzyme 1 precursor, with protein MRFVPFVALAAPALAQYDAKPERATVKPRNTARELELVSPDALIKQINLEDLLEGSQQLQTFADEAGGNRAFGGTGHNATTEWLYQTLKATGYYNVYKQPFTDLFTAATTKFTAAGAELDAAYMTYGPSGDVTANVVKVNNLGCDVADFPADVSGQIALILRGTCSFAIKSTNAKLAGAVGAVIYNNVPLTSLAGTLGGVGDYTPTVGVTQEVGESIVSKLGNGTVEATLFIDAISENRTNYNVIAETIEGDHDNVLMLGGHTDSVFAGPGINDDGSGTIGTLMTGLALTKFKVKNAVRLGFWGAEEFGLLGSYHYMKSINGSLGGNSTEVNKVRAYLNFDMIASPNFVLGIYDGDGSAFNFSGAPGSDKIEKDFEEFYESRGLAHVPSVFSLRSDYAAFLENGIPSGGLFTGAEEIKTEQEATLFGGQAGEPLDACYHAACDDINNLAHDAYLVNTQSIANSVAKYAVSFEGIPRANNTLRKRGAERARLLSRFDDGGHAHHGQTCGVGKIAI; from the coding sequence ATGAGGTTCGTTCCATTTGTTGCGCTCGCTGCGCCTGCCCTTGCACAGTACGATGCGAAGCCTGAGAGGGCTACCGTCAAGCCTCGTAATACTGCCAGAGAGCTCGAGCTCGTCTCGCCCGATGCTCTGATCAAGCAAATCAACCTCGAAGACTTGCTTGAGGGCTCTCAACAACTTCAGACTTTTGCTGACGAGGCTGGCGGCAACCGTGCTTTTGGTGGCACTGGTCACAACGCGACTACCGAGTGGCTATATCAGACCCTCAAGGCGACTGGTTACTACAATGTCTACAAGCAGCCATTCACCGACTTGTTCACTGCCGCCACCACAAAGTTCACTGCCGCTGGCGCAGAGCTCGACGCGGCATACATGACCTACGGTCCATCTGGCGACGTCACCGCCAACGTTGTCAAGGTGAACAACCTCGGATGCGACGTCGCCGACTTCCCTGCTGATGTCTCTGGCCAAATCGCCCTCATCCTGCGAGGCACATGCTCCTTCGCCATCAAGTCGACCAACGCAAAGCTTGCCGGTGCTGTAGGCGCTGTCATTTACAACAATGTCCCCCTGACATCCCTTGCTGGCACTCTCGGTGGCGTGGGCGACTACACCCCTACTGTTGGTGTTACACAGGAAGTGGGAGAGAGCATTGTGTCCAAGCTTGGCAACGGCACTGTCGAAGCCACCCTCTTCATCGACGCCATCAGCGAGAACCGCACAAACTACAACGTCATCGCAGAGACTATAGAGGGCGACCACGACAATGTCCTCATGCTTGGTGGCCACACCGACTCCGTCTTCGCCGGTCCCGGTATCAACGACGATGGCTCTGGCACCATCGGTACGCTCATGACTGGTCTTGCATTGACCAAGTTCAAGGTCAAGAACGCCGTTCGCCTTGGTTTCTGGGGTGCAGAGGAGTTTGGTCTGCTCGGCTCCTACCACTATATGAAGAGCATCAACGGTAGCTTGGGCGGCAACAGCACCGAAGTAAACAAGGTCCGTGCGTATTTGAACTTTGATATGATAGCCTCTCCAAATTTTGTCCTTGGCATCTACGACGGCGATGGCAGTGCCTTCAACTTCTCGGGCGCACCTGGCTCCGACAAGATCGAGAAGGACTTTGAGGAGTTTTACGAGAGCCGTGGCCTTGCCCACGTCCCCTCCGTCTTCTCTCTCCGCTCCGACTACGCTGCTTTCCTTGAGAACGGTATTCCATCCGGCGGTCTCTTTACCGGCGCCGAGGAAATCAAGACCGAGCAGGAGGCCACTCTCTTCGGCGGTCAGGCCGGCGAGCCCCTTGACGCATGCTACCACGCAGCCTGCGATGACATCAACAACCTGGCTCACGACGCTTACCTCGTCAACACCCAGAGCATTGCAAACTCTGTTGCCAAGTACGCCGTGTCATTTGAGGGTATCCCGAGGGCAAACAACACGCTTCGCAAGCGTGGTGCTGAGCGCGCTAGACTTTTGAGCCGATTCGACGACGGCGGACATGCTCACCACGGTCAGACCTGTGGTGTTGGAAAGATTGCCATTTAA
- a CDS encoding DAP2, Dipeptidyl aminopeptidase-acylaminoacyl-peptidase, whose product MRSFALLAAVLPLVQAIEPPRMPHQPLGNGTKRLSYNESTTSALSPSTRSFTWVGTGKDGDYIYTAASGDFVFENVATGESSTFLSADQVPKDYWDYFISPDATKVMWAVNYTKQYRHSYFADYLIMDVATGESVPLDPEQVGDIQYAKWSPVSSSQVAFVKGNNLYMSTNGTVSQITENGGPDYFNAIPDWVYEEEIFGDRYTLWFSPDGTRIAFLSFNETGVGTFRIPYYINDDAEYVPVYPNELELRYPKVGTKNPTVVMNMLDVASGEVSNIPIDAFPEDDLVIGEVVWLTEEHSKVIYRAYNRVQDMEKLVVVNVESGSSKVTRERDGTDGWLENLMQIRYIGAVETSNASYGNATEYYMDLSDMSGWAHIYLFPVDGGEPIALTSGEWEVISVPKVDYSRRLIYYTSTEHHSAESHMYSVSFSGKKTPLVDDSVTAFWTGSFSSGGSYYVLRYAGPDVPYQELYSINSSEPIRTIVNNTALYEKLQGYALPNITYLDMEHPSGYTLDAMLRLPPNFDPSKKYPLLLIPYGGPNAKEVQKSFNPLNWKAYVASDPELEYVTLTVDGRGTGRKGRAFRSLVTSNLGELEAKDQIWAAKEMAKNEWIDSEHIGIWGWSYGGYLSSKVVEVGDPIISYAMITAPVSDWRFYDSLYTERYMKTPTINPAGYNRSRVYDASGFKKIAGGVVIQHGTGDDNVHFQNSAALVDLLMVNQVTPEKMQNTFFTDSDHSINFHNNGKFLYKQLSKKLYEEKARKGDSKGSHQWSKRGEARTWAA is encoded by the coding sequence ATGCGTTCTTTCGCTCTTCTCGCAGCGGTATTGCCGTTGGTTCAGGCAATTGAGCCTCCGCGAATGCCACACCAGCCCCTTGGTAACGGTACAAAACGGCTCAGTTATAACGAATCCACCACCTCAGCGTTATCCCCCAGCACTCGATCCTTTACTTGGGTTGGCACCGGCAAAGATGGCGACTACATCTACACGGCCGCTTCTGGAGACTTTGTCTTTGAGAATGTCGCAACAGGAGAATCGTCGACGTTCCTCTCCGCTGATCAGGTCCCCAAGGATTACTGGGACTACTTTATCTCGCCCGACGCGACCAAAGTCATGTGGGCTGTAAACTACACCAAGCAGTACCGTCACTCATACTTTGCCGACTACCTGATCATGGACGTTGCAACTGGCGAGTCTGTGCCTCTAGACCCCGAGCAGGTCGGTGACATCCAGTATGCCAAGTGGAGCCCAGTATCGTCGTCTCAGGTTGCTTTTGTCAAGGGCAACAACCTGTACATGTCCACCAACGGTACCGTTTCACAGATCACTGAGAACGGTGGTCCAGACTACTTCAATGCTATCCCCGACTGGGTCTACGAGGAGGAAATCTTCGGCGACCGCTACACGCTTTGGTTCTCTCCCGATGGTACCAGGATCGCCTTCCTGAGCTTCAACGAAACGGGTGTTGGTACATTCAGAATTCCTTACTACATCAACGACGATGCTGAATACGTGCCCGTTTACCCCAACGAGCTCGAGCTGCGCTACCCCAAGGTCGGCACCAAGAACCCGACTGTTGTTATGAACATGCTCGATGTTGCATCGGGCGAAGTCAGCAACATCCCAATCGATGCTTTCCCGGAGGATGATCTCGTCATCGGCGAGGTTGTCTGGCTTACCGAGGAGCACAGCAAAGTCATCTACCGCGCATACAACCGCGTTCAAGATATGGAGAAATTGGTTGTCGTCAATGTTGAGTCTGGCTCATCCAAGGTCACCCGCGAGCGTGATGGTACCGACGGATGGCTGGAGAACCTGATGCAGATCCGATACATTGGAGCTGTTGAGACCTCCAATGCTTCGTACGGTAACGCCACTGAGTACTACATGGATTTATCAGACATGAGCGGATGGGCGCACATCTACCTGTTCCCAGTTGACGGTGGTGAGCCGATCGCCTTGACGTCTGGAGAGTGGGAGGTCATCAGCGTTCCCAAGGTCGACTACTCCCGCAGATTAATCTACTACACATCCACCGAGCATCACAGCGCTGAATCGCACATGTACTCTGTGAGCTTCTCCGGCAAGAAGACCCCACTTGTCGATGACAGTGTGACTGCTTTCTGGACCGGATCCTTCTCCTCTGGTGGGTCTTACTACGTCTTACGTTACGCTGGTCCCGACGTGCCATACCAAGAGCTCTACTCCATCAACTCCAGCGAACCCATCCGCACCATTGTCAACAACACTGCGCTTTACGAAAAACTCCAAGGATACGCTCTTCCCAACATCACGTACCTAGACATGGAGCACCCATCCGGCTACACTCTCGACGCCATGCTGAGGCTCCCTCCCAACTTTGACCCCAGCAAGAAGTACCCCCTGCTTCTCATCCCCTACGGTGGACCCAACGCCAAGGAAGTGCAAAAGAGCTTCAACCCCCTTAACTGGAAAGCCTATGTCGCCTCTGACCCCGAGCTCGAATATGTGACCCTTACCGTCGACGGCCGTGGAACCGGCCGCAAAGGTCGCGCCTTCCGCTCCCTCGTAACCTCCAACTTAGGCGAGCTCGAAGCCAAGGACCAAATCTGGGCCGCCAAGGAAATGGCAAAGAACGAATGGATCGACAGCGAGCACATTGGCATCTGGGGCTGGTCTTACGGTGGCTACCTCTCCTCTAAAGTCGTCGAAGTCGGCGACCCCATCATCAGCTACGCCATGATCACCGCCCCCGTCAGCGACTGGCGCTTCTACGACTCCCTCTACACCGAACGCTACATGAAAACGCCCACCATCAACCCCGCCGGCTACAACCGCAGCCGCGTGTACGATGCCTCTGGCTTCAAGAAGATCGCCGGCGGCGTCGTCATCCAGCACGGCACCGGCGACGACAACGTCCACTTCCAGAACTCGGCTGCCCTTGTTGATCTCCTCATGGTCAACCAGGTTACGCCCGAGAAGATGCAGAATACCTTCTTCACCGACAGCGACCATAGTATTAATTTCCATAATAACGGCAAGTTCTTGTATAAGCAGTTGAGTAAGAAGCTTTATGAGGAGAAGGCTAGGAAGGGGGATAGTAAGGGTAGTCATCAGTGGAGTAAGAGGGGGGAGGCGAGGACGTGGGCTGCGTAG
- a CDS encoding ApaH, Diadenosine tetraphosphatase and related serine-threonine protein phosphatase: MDTNMEDVKMPEPMQLSSAPTSEPTTIPTLDGWIESLMSCKQLAESDVQRLCDKAREVLQDESNVQPVKCPVTVCGDIHGQFHDLMELFKIGGPNPDTNYLFMGDYVDRGYFSVETVTLLVALKIRYPQRITILRGNHESRQITQVYGFYDECLRKYGNANVWKYFTDLFDYLPLTALIDNQIFCLHGGLSPSIDTLDNIRALDRIQEVPHEGPMCDLLWSDPDDRCGWGISPRGAGYTFGQDISEAFNHNNGLTLVARAHQLVMEGYNWSQDRNVVTIFSAPNYCYRCGNQAAIMEIDEHLKYTFLQFDPCPRAGEPMVSRRTPDYFL; the protein is encoded by the exons ATGGACACCAATATGGAAGACGTCAAGATGCCGGAGCCAATGCAGCTCTCGTCAGCCCCCACGTCGGAGCCGACCACAATCCCCACGCTGGACGGCTGGATTGAGAGCCTCATGAGCTGCAAGCAGCTGGCCGAGAGCGACGTCCAGAGACTATGCGACAAG GCCCGCGAGGTACTCCAGGACGAGTCCAACGTACAGCCAGTG AAATGCCCCGTCACAGTCTGCGGCGATATACACGGCCAGTTCCACGATCTGATGGAACTGTTCAAGATTGGCGGCCCCAACCCGGACACAAACTACTTGTTTATGG GCGACTACGTCGACCGTGGCTACTTCTCTGTCGAGACCGTGACCCTCTTGGTCGCGCTCAAGATCCGGTACCCCCAGCGCATCACCATTCTCCGCGGTAATCACGAATCTCGTCAGATCACCCAAGTATACGGCTTCTACGACGAATGCCTCCGCAAGTACGGCAACGCCAATGTCTGGAAATACTTCACAGACCTCTTCGACTACCTGCCGCTCACCGCCTTGATTGATAACCAGATCTTCTGTCTGCACGGCGGTCTTTCCCCCAGCATTGACACGCTCGATAACATACGTGCCCTCGACCGCATACAGGAAGTGCCACACGAGGGACCCATGTGCGATCTGCTTTGGTCCGACCCAGACGACAGGTGCGGTTGGGGAATATCGCCCCGTGGTGCAGGGTACACATTCGGCCAGGATATTTCCGAAGCCTTCAACCACAACAACGGCTTGACACTGGTGGCGCGTGCTCATCAGTTGGTCATGGAGGGTTACAACTGGTCGCAAGATAGGAATGTTGTAACCATATTCTCAG CACCCAACTACTGCTACAGGTGCGGTAACCAGGCCGCCATCATGGAAATTGATGAGCATCTGAAGTATACCTT CCTGCAGTTCGATCCTTGCCCGAGAGCTGGCGAGCCCATGGTGTCACGAAGGACTCCCGATTATTTCCTTTAG
- a CDS encoding ULP1, Protease, Ulp1 family, translated as MAYLEKELGDLFIPSEWNKDTVQRSRQQMNGSDCGVFTLLNALALLRGDDTNLVLPTDGMDDARRRIAATLLAGRPTTEFG; from the coding sequence ATGGCGTATCTAGAGAAGGAGCTTGGCGACCTCTTCATCCCTAGCGAGTGGAACAAAGACACAGTTCAGCGCAGCCGGCAGCAGATGAACGGAAGCGACTGTGGTGTCTTTACTCTCCTGAACGCTTTGGCTCTTCTTCGCGGAGACGACACTAATCTCGTCCTCCCCACCGACGGCATGGACGATGCTCGTAGGCGTATTGCGGCTACTTTGCTCGCCGGACGCCCTACAACCGAGTTCGGTTGA